Proteins from one Chelonia mydas isolate rCheMyd1 chromosome 14, rCheMyd1.pri.v2, whole genome shotgun sequence genomic window:
- the LOC102946970 gene encoding zinc finger protein 501 isoform X4, with amino-acid sequence MLGFPQSPSSASSHPIQDPFGSCHSWLSRTPGGTSRSPECVDDAPLEDPEQVDPNGMFSERAKGNVSQNPEQSQHISEREEGNHKGGREEKSSDYQGGFNVLNETTSQLRVHMGERSYECAECGKAFSWRSHLTAHERIHTGEKPYKCLDCGKSFSQRSHLTTHERIHTGEKPYKCPNCKKNFRRNSQLINHLKSHTGQKPYKCPDSGKSLRRVSHLTVNSGEMPYKCPDCEKSFSQMSHLVRHQRFHTGEKPYKCLDCGKSFCQSSDLITHQRTHTGEKSYTCPECGKSLNRISHLVAHHRSHTGEAPYQCPDCEKSFSQMSHLIRHQRFHKGEKPYKCLDCGKSFCQSSDLITHQRIHTGEKPYKCPECGKGFSRSSNLIAHQRTHTGEKLYQCSHCGKSMTRSSNLVRHQRTHTRGKLCIKKSLAPT; translated from the coding sequence ATGCTCCTCTGGAAGATCCTGAGCAAGTGGACCCAAACGGGATGTTTTCAGAAAGAGCCAAAGGAAATGTTTCCCAGAATCCTGAGCAGAGTCAGCACATatcagagagggaggagggaaaccacaaaggggggagagaggaaaaatctAGTGACTACCAGGGAGGTTTCAATGTTCTTAATGAAACCACGAGCCAGCTGAGAGTCCACATGGGGGAGAGATCCTACGAGTGTGCTGAATGTGGGAAAGCCTTTAGTTGGAGATCACACCTTACTGCCCATGAGAGAATCCATACAGGAGAAAAACCCTATAAATgtctggactgtgggaaaagttttagtCAAAGATCCCACCTTACTACACatgagagaatccacactggTGAGAAGCCCTATAAATGCCCCAACTGCAAGAAAAACTTCCGTCGCAACTCACAGCTTATTAATCATCTGAAATCGCACACGGGACAGAAGCCATATAAGTGTCCCGACTCTGGGAAAAGCCTCCGGCGGGTTTCACACCTTACTGTGAACAGTGGAGAGATGCCTTACAAATGCCCAGACTGTGAGAAAAGCTTCAGTCAAATGTCTCACCTTGTTAGACATCAAAGGTTCCATACGGGAGAGAAGCCTTATAAGTgtctggactgtgggaaaagcttctgtCAGAGCTCAGACCTTATTACACACCAGAGAACCCATACAGGGGAGAAATCCTACACgtgccctgagtgtgggaaaagcctCAATAGAATCTCACACCTTGTTGCACATCATCGATCCCACACTGGAGAGGCGCCTTACCAATGCCCCGACTGCgagaaaagcttcagtcagatgTCGCACCTCATTAGACATCAGAGGTTCCACaagggagagaaaccctacaagtgcctggactgtgggaaaagcttctgtCAGAGCTCAgaccttattacacatcagagaatccacacaggagagaagccctataAATGCCCCGAGTGCGGGAAAGGATTCAGTCGGAGCTCAAACCTTATTGCccaccagagaacccacacaggagagaaactcTATCAGTGCTCCCACTGTGGGAAGAGCATGACCCGGAGTTCAAACCTTGTTCGACATCAGAGAACTCACACCAGAGGAAAACTTTGTATAAAAAAAAGCCTGGCTCCAACCTAG
- the LOC102946970 gene encoding zinc finger protein 501 isoform X5, with translation MERREELEELDLRGSEEREILKHSCPDAPLEDPEQVDPNGMFSERAKGNVSQNPEQSQHISEREEGNHKGGREEKSSDYQGGFNVLNETTSQLRVHMGERSYECAECGKAFSWRSHLTAHERIHTGEKPYKCLDCGKSFSQRSHLTTHERIHTGEKPYKCPNCKKNFRRNSQLINHLKSHTGQKPYKCPDSGKSLRRVSHLTVNSGEMPYKCPDCEKSFSQMSHLVRHQRFHTGEKPYKCLDCGKSFCQSSDLITHQRTHTGEKSYTCPECGKSLNRISHLVAHHRSHTGEAPYQCPDCEKSFSQMSHLIRHQRFHKGEKPYKCLDCGKSFCQSSDLITHQRIHTGEKPYKCPECGKGFSRSSNLIAHQRTHTGEKLYQCSHCGKSMTRSSNLVRHQRTHTRGKLCIKKSLAPT, from the coding sequence ATGCTCCTCTGGAAGATCCTGAGCAAGTGGACCCAAACGGGATGTTTTCAGAAAGAGCCAAAGGAAATGTTTCCCAGAATCCTGAGCAGAGTCAGCACATatcagagagggaggagggaaaccacaaaggggggagagaggaaaaatctAGTGACTACCAGGGAGGTTTCAATGTTCTTAATGAAACCACGAGCCAGCTGAGAGTCCACATGGGGGAGAGATCCTACGAGTGTGCTGAATGTGGGAAAGCCTTTAGTTGGAGATCACACCTTACTGCCCATGAGAGAATCCATACAGGAGAAAAACCCTATAAATgtctggactgtgggaaaagttttagtCAAAGATCCCACCTTACTACACatgagagaatccacactggTGAGAAGCCCTATAAATGCCCCAACTGCAAGAAAAACTTCCGTCGCAACTCACAGCTTATTAATCATCTGAAATCGCACACGGGACAGAAGCCATATAAGTGTCCCGACTCTGGGAAAAGCCTCCGGCGGGTTTCACACCTTACTGTGAACAGTGGAGAGATGCCTTACAAATGCCCAGACTGTGAGAAAAGCTTCAGTCAAATGTCTCACCTTGTTAGACATCAAAGGTTCCATACGGGAGAGAAGCCTTATAAGTgtctggactgtgggaaaagcttctgtCAGAGCTCAGACCTTATTACACACCAGAGAACCCATACAGGGGAGAAATCCTACACgtgccctgagtgtgggaaaagcctCAATAGAATCTCACACCTTGTTGCACATCATCGATCCCACACTGGAGAGGCGCCTTACCAATGCCCCGACTGCgagaaaagcttcagtcagatgTCGCACCTCATTAGACATCAGAGGTTCCACaagggagagaaaccctacaagtgcctggactgtgggaaaagcttctgtCAGAGCTCAgaccttattacacatcagagaatccacacaggagagaagccctataAATGCCCCGAGTGCGGGAAAGGATTCAGTCGGAGCTCAAACCTTATTGCccaccagagaacccacacaggagagaaactcTATCAGTGCTCCCACTGTGGGAAGAGCATGACCCGGAGTTCAAACCTTGTTCGACATCAGAGAACTCACACCAGAGGAAAACTTTGTATAAAAAAAAGCCTGGCTCCAACCTAG